The stretch of DNA GATATTTTTTCTATCAGGATCAACTAAAACATGAGTATATTGCTTATCTATAAAATTTTCTCAAAAAGTTCTTAGAGTAAGTAGCTCTACCCCTTTATTTAAATATTCAGGCTCACCTAAAAAGAAATCGATTGCTGCAAGTTTTGAAGGTAAGTTTATTAATGGGTCTGAACGCTCAAAATCATAAGCATTGTAAATTTGGATATACCCTATAGGAGTACGGTCTGCTTCTATAATATAAGCTTG from Rickettsia helvetica encodes:
- a CDS encoding GNAT family N-acetyltransferase; this translates as MNINFIPLSTSHFSFLLKWLEMPHVKLWWDEDIKWSLELIEQKYLSYVKGYKLENNDPKNIQAYIIEADRTPIGYIQIYNAYDFERSDPLINLPSKLAAIDFFLGEPEYLNKGVELLTLRTF